Proteins encoded together in one Chitinophaga lutea window:
- a CDS encoding sterol desaturase family protein, giving the protein MPDLIHYAIPGFVLLLLAEIIFSAWDRRHLYETKDAAGSIAMGLGNVAIGLVTKGVIYLVYDFVYRFRLFTLDAGLWWVWVACFFADDFTYYWFHRISHNVRFFWASHVIHHSSQKYNLSTALRQTWTGNLSGTFLFWCWMPLIGFHPAMVMSMQAISLIYQFWIHTEAIRKLPKPLEFVLNTPSHHRVHHASDLQYLDKNHAGVLIIWDRLFGTFQPEKEKPTFGLTSNIRTYNPLRIATHEWAAIFGDLRRSRSWRHVVRYLFGPPGWSHDGSRRTTRQLREEASRNS; this is encoded by the coding sequence ATGCCAGATCTTATCCACTATGCAATCCCGGGCTTCGTACTGCTGCTGCTGGCAGAAATCATTTTCTCCGCCTGGGATAGACGACACCTCTACGAAACCAAAGACGCCGCCGGCAGCATCGCCATGGGCCTGGGCAACGTAGCCATCGGCCTCGTCACCAAAGGCGTGATCTACCTCGTATATGATTTTGTGTACCGCTTCCGCCTCTTCACCCTCGACGCCGGCCTCTGGTGGGTATGGGTGGCCTGTTTTTTTGCAGACGATTTCACCTATTACTGGTTCCACCGCATCAGCCACAACGTGCGCTTTTTCTGGGCTTCGCACGTGATACATCACTCCTCGCAGAAATATAACCTGTCTACCGCCCTCCGCCAGACCTGGACCGGCAATCTCTCCGGCACTTTCCTCTTCTGGTGCTGGATGCCGCTGATCGGCTTCCACCCTGCCATGGTGATGAGCATGCAGGCCATCAGTCTTATTTACCAGTTCTGGATACATACCGAGGCCATCCGCAAACTGCCGAAACCGTTGGAGTTTGTGCTCAACACGCCCTCCCATCACCGCGTACATCATGCCTCCGACCTCCAGTACCTCGATAAGAACCACGCCGGCGTGCTGATCATCTGGGACCGGCTGTTCGGCACCTTCCAGCCCGAGAAGGAAAAACCCACGTTCGGCCTCACCAGCAACATCCGGACGTATAATCCCCTCCGGATAGCCACCCACGAATGGGCCGCCATTTTCGGCGACCTGCGCAGGAGCCGCAGCTGGCGCCATGTGGTGCGTTACCTTTTCGGCCCGCCCGGCTGGAGCCACGATGGGAGCCGCCGTACCACCCGGCAGCTAAGGGAAGAAGCCTCCCGTAATTCATAA
- a CDS encoding BlaI/MecI/CopY family transcriptional regulator gives MNKHIKPTESELEILGILWEKGASTVREVHEILEQSKEAGYTTTLKLMQIMHEKGLLTRDASAKTHIYVAAVSRENTQQQLLNKMIDTVYNGSATQLVMQALGHHRSSPEELDQIRRYLNEMEKKQS, from the coding sequence ATGAACAAGCACATCAAACCCACGGAAAGTGAATTGGAAATACTGGGGATCCTTTGGGAAAAGGGGGCCAGTACGGTAAGGGAAGTGCATGAGATACTGGAGCAAAGCAAAGAGGCCGGTTACACCACCACTTTGAAGCTGATGCAGATCATGCATGAAAAGGGTTTACTGACCCGGGATGCCAGTGCTAAAACACATATTTACGTAGCCGCCGTTTCCCGTGAGAACACGCAGCAGCAGTTGCTGAACAAGATGATCGACACGGTGTACAACGGTTCCGCCACGCAACTGGTGATGCAGGCATTGGGGCACCACCGCTCCTCTCCCGAGGAACTGGATCAGATTCGCCGTTACCTGAACGAAATGGAAAAAAAGCAGTCATAA
- a CDS encoding M56 family metallopeptidase, with product MTSLLPLTQDLIRAFGWTLLHSFWQAFCIYACLRIVLKIWPQASAAIKYHLSYLSLAGIAGWFGATFFNQLQAIRETKEIIVTAAGWDAAAMEAAMRQAAVPPASGLQTLLPGMEAYFPFIVAIYIAGVVFMTIKLCIDLSQLRLMRRQGVSSPGMEWEQYMKALALRMGITRKVQLFISQHLQVPVMIGFLRPVILLPAAMFTNLSPEQLEAILLHELAHVKRNDYLLNIFQSIVETILFFNPFVWWISKNIRLEREHCCDDLVIAGTVQPLHYARALVALEEYRLTVNPMAMAAADDKHHLFHRIKRIMEMKTKHLNYSQRLLALLIIVTGLVSIAWLNPARKADEKKKEEKKEALAVKPHLTNTPVAAQTTATICSDTVPPAPPVPPVAPAPAPEAPPVPPAAPDVAALPAPPPAPLPPLPAATPIPPLPPMAPLPPLAPMYWDGDTTKPMHKIVIKDENGERTYKSVDEMPAAEREKYQKLMQQHKALQQNRHELALKMKAAQDAVKDIDWSKMNAQVQEAMKKVNWSKINADMRESMKHMNKEMAAKMKEVDWEKISADVNKSLKEVQWEKISEEVKQSLKNTDWQKVEKEIKEKIDKIDWKKIEEDIKKNPDAYHQAEREKALARAHEQQERAARHREQAMARSREAREHAERDGAKAREMAAREGERARREAEREGQRARANAERDATRARREAERHAQHAQEQAQIARRHAADAKVHAAEAKANTDRYNELIDKMQADNLLNRNENFEINKQGNDLYINGKKQSDDVKKKYEQYLKNDNVSIKGNKDNLNIHARDNR from the coding sequence ATGACATCGTTGCTTCCTTTAACGCAAGACCTTATCCGCGCTTTCGGCTGGACGCTGCTGCATTCTTTCTGGCAGGCGTTCTGTATCTATGCCTGCCTGCGCATCGTGTTGAAAATATGGCCTCAGGCGAGTGCCGCCATCAAGTATCACTTGTCGTATCTCTCCCTGGCCGGTATTGCCGGGTGGTTCGGCGCTACATTTTTCAACCAGCTGCAGGCGATCAGGGAAACGAAAGAAATCATCGTAACGGCCGCCGGGTGGGATGCCGCCGCTATGGAAGCTGCGATGCGGCAGGCAGCTGTACCGCCCGCTTCAGGGCTGCAGACGCTGCTGCCCGGCATGGAAGCTTATTTTCCGTTTATCGTGGCGATCTACATTGCAGGTGTGGTGTTCATGACCATCAAACTCTGCATCGATCTCAGCCAGCTGCGGCTGATGCGCCGGCAGGGCGTAAGCTCCCCCGGCATGGAATGGGAACAGTATATGAAGGCGCTGGCCCTGCGCATGGGGATAACCCGCAAAGTGCAGCTCTTCATTTCACAGCATCTGCAGGTGCCCGTGATGATCGGTTTCCTCCGCCCCGTTATCCTGCTGCCGGCCGCCATGTTCACCAACCTGAGCCCCGAACAGCTGGAGGCCATCCTGCTGCATGAGCTGGCGCATGTCAAACGCAATGATTACCTGTTGAATATCTTCCAGTCCATTGTAGAAACCATCCTGTTCTTTAATCCTTTTGTATGGTGGATCAGCAAAAACATCCGCCTGGAAAGGGAGCACTGCTGCGACGACCTTGTTATTGCAGGCACCGTACAGCCGCTGCATTACGCCAGAGCCCTGGTTGCGCTGGAAGAATACCGCTTGACAGTCAACCCGATGGCCATGGCTGCGGCTGATGATAAACACCATTTATTTCATCGCATCAAACGCATCATGGAAATGAAAACAAAACATCTTAACTATAGCCAACGATTACTTGCACTGCTCATCATCGTGACCGGCCTGGTGTCTATCGCCTGGCTCAATCCCGCCCGCAAAGCGGACGAGAAAAAAAAGGAGGAGAAAAAGGAGGCACTGGCTGTAAAACCGCATCTGACCAACACTCCCGTAGCCGCACAGACGACCGCCACGATCTGCAGCGACACGGTTCCACCAGCACCACCGGTGCCGCCGGTAGCTCCCGCCCCCGCGCCTGAAGCACCGCCGGTACCGCCCGCTGCGCCCGACGTAGCTGCACTGCCTGCGCCGCCGCCGGCTCCCCTTCCGCCGTTGCCTGCCGCTACCCCGATACCGCCGCTGCCGCCCATGGCGCCTCTCCCACCCCTTGCCCCTATGTATTGGGATGGCGACACCACGAAGCCCATGCATAAAATCGTGATCAAAGATGAGAACGGCGAGCGCACGTACAAAAGCGTGGATGAAATGCCTGCGGCAGAACGCGAAAAATACCAGAAGCTGATGCAACAGCACAAAGCGCTGCAACAGAACCGGCACGAGCTTGCGCTGAAAATGAAAGCCGCGCAGGATGCCGTGAAAGACATCGACTGGAGCAAAATGAACGCGCAGGTCCAGGAAGCAATGAAGAAGGTGAACTGGAGCAAGATCAACGCGGACATGCGTGAATCCATGAAACACATGAACAAGGAAATGGCCGCCAAAATGAAAGAGGTGGACTGGGAAAAGATCAGCGCCGACGTCAATAAAAGCCTGAAGGAAGTGCAGTGGGAAAAGATTTCCGAGGAAGTGAAACAGAGCCTGAAAAACACCGACTGGCAGAAGGTTGAAAAAGAAATCAAGGAAAAAATCGACAAAATAGACTGGAAGAAGATCGAGGAAGACATCAAAAAGAATCCCGACGCCTATCACCAGGCTGAACGCGAAAAAGCGCTGGCCCGGGCCCATGAGCAACAGGAAAGGGCTGCCCGCCACCGCGAGCAGGCTATGGCCAGAAGCCGCGAAGCACGCGAACATGCGGAGCGTGATGGGGCTAAGGCCCGTGAAATGGCCGCGCGTGAAGGCGAAAGAGCCCGCCGTGAAGCCGAACGTGAAGGACAAAGAGCCAGGGCAAACGCGGAACGCGACGCAACCAGGGCCCGCCGTGAAGCTGAACGCCATGCGCAGCATGCCCAGGAACAGGCCCAGATTGCCCGTCGCCATGCGGCCGACGCAAAGGTGCATGCCGCCGAAGCAAAGGCCAACACCGACCGCTACAACGAGCTGATCGACAAAATGCAGGCCGACAACCTGCTCAACCGCAACGAAAACTTCGAGATCAACAAACAGGGAAATGATCTCTACATCAATGGTAAAAAACAATCAGATGATGTAAAAAAGAAGTATGAACAATATCTTAAAAACGATAACGTTAGTATAAAGGGTAATAAGGATAATCTGAATATCCATGCCCGGGACAACCGTTAA
- a CDS encoding YajQ family cyclic di-GMP-binding protein produces MPSFDIVSKVDLQTLDNAINTVKKEITNRYDFKGSPVNIELDKKELVLKLEVETDMKLGQVLDVLISQTMRKGMDASIYDLSKEPYQSGKVYKKDVPVRNGIKQEDAKKIVKLIKDAGLKVQAAIMDDIVRVTGKKIDDLQEVIQKCKEANLGIPLQYQNMKS; encoded by the coding sequence ATGCCCTCTTTCGACATTGTGAGCAAAGTAGATCTGCAAACCCTGGATAACGCCATCAATACAGTCAAGAAAGAAATCACCAACCGGTACGATTTTAAAGGGTCGCCGGTCAATATCGAGCTCGACAAAAAGGAGCTGGTGCTGAAACTGGAAGTGGAAACCGACATGAAGCTGGGCCAGGTGCTGGACGTGCTGATCAGCCAGACCATGCGCAAGGGCATGGACGCGTCGATTTATGACCTGAGCAAGGAACCCTACCAGAGCGGAAAAGTGTACAAGAAGGACGTGCCGGTACGCAACGGCATCAAACAGGAAGACGCCAAAAAGATCGTAAAACTCATCAAAGACGCCGGTTTAAAAGTGCAGGCCGCCATTATGGACGATATTGTACGGGTAACAGGCAAGAAAATAGATGATTTACAGGAAGTTATACAAAAGTGCAAAGAGGCCAACCTGGGTATTCCCCTGCAGTACCAGAATATGAAAAGTTAG
- a CDS encoding type B 50S ribosomal protein L31 has protein sequence MKQGIHPENYRFVVFKDMSNGHSFLSRSTTPTRETVKWEDGNEYPLIKLEISNTSHPFYTGKNVLVDTAGRIDKFNKRYKKDAK, from the coding sequence ATGAAACAGGGAATTCATCCGGAAAATTATAGATTCGTAGTGTTTAAAGATATGTCAAACGGGCATAGCTTTCTGAGCCGTTCCACTACCCCCACCCGCGAAACCGTGAAATGGGAAGATGGTAACGAGTATCCGTTGATCAAGCTTGAGATCTCCAACACCTCTCACCCGTTTTATACTGGTAAGAACGTACTGGTGGATACTGCAGGCCGTATCGACAAGTTCAACAAACGTTACAAGAAAGACGCTAAATAA
- a CDS encoding putative sugar nucleotidyl transferase, producing MNPHYILFDTPERDQLYPFTHTRPVAACRVGLLTIREKWEKWLKVAPIGYFTMDYLQEKFPFFKAPQNAVTILVNGHLLPSAGLVKTIRNMQAGQELYKNGRLLAKAVSGDDFFLPAEQARIDYEGDIVRIDQPWHIAQYNDAALRDDFELLTKGRKSATATEGNTLLNHKQIFIEPGARVSCSVLNAETGPIYIGKNAEVMEGCLIRGPFGMGTGAVLKMGARVYGATSLGDHCVAGGEIKNSVFFDHSNKAHDGYLGDAVIGEWCNLGANTSCSNLKNNTSDVKVWMEAKNEAWSAGKKCGLLMGDYSRCGINTMFNTGTVVGVSCNVFGGDFPPKYLPSFSWGGRELTEKYRLTEALRDAGAWMQLKGKELTAADENILTRIFNG from the coding sequence ATGAACCCGCATTACATCCTGTTCGACACGCCTGAGCGTGATCAGTTATACCCTTTCACACATACCCGCCCCGTAGCTGCCTGCCGGGTAGGGCTGCTGACCATCCGCGAAAAATGGGAGAAATGGCTGAAAGTAGCCCCTATCGGGTATTTCACGATGGACTACCTGCAGGAAAAATTTCCCTTCTTCAAAGCCCCCCAGAACGCTGTGACGATACTGGTGAACGGGCACCTGCTGCCTTCCGCGGGCCTCGTCAAGACCATCCGGAATATGCAGGCCGGGCAGGAACTGTATAAAAACGGCCGCCTACTGGCCAAAGCCGTGAGCGGCGACGACTTTTTCCTTCCAGCCGAACAGGCGCGCATTGATTATGAAGGCGATATCGTCCGTATCGACCAGCCCTGGCACATCGCCCAATATAACGATGCCGCCCTGCGCGACGACTTCGAACTGCTGACCAAAGGCCGCAAATCCGCCACAGCTACCGAAGGCAACACACTCCTGAACCACAAACAGATATTCATAGAGCCCGGCGCCCGGGTGAGCTGCAGCGTCCTCAATGCAGAAACCGGCCCCATTTACATCGGCAAAAACGCCGAAGTGATGGAGGGCTGCCTGATCCGCGGGCCCTTCGGGATGGGCACCGGCGCGGTGCTGAAAATGGGCGCGCGCGTGTATGGCGCCACCAGCCTCGGGGACCATTGCGTGGCCGGGGGCGAGATCAAGAATTCCGTATTCTTTGACCATTCCAACAAGGCGCACGACGGGTATCTCGGCGATGCCGTGATCGGCGAATGGTGCAACCTGGGGGCCAATACCAGCTGTTCCAACCTGAAAAACAATACCAGCGACGTAAAGGTGTGGATGGAAGCTAAAAACGAAGCCTGGAGCGCTGGTAAAAAATGCGGACTGCTGATGGGCGACTACAGCCGCTGCGGCATCAATACCATGTTCAATACAGGCACCGTGGTGGGCGTGAGTTGCAATGTGTTCGGGGGCGATTTTCCGCCCAAATACCTGCCTTCTTTCAGCTGGGGCGGCCGGGAGCTCACCGAAAAATACAGGCTGACGGAGGCCCTCCGTGATGCCGGCGCGTGGATGCAGTTAAAAGGAAAAGAACTGACGGCGGCGGACGAAAACATATTAACCCGGATTTTTAACGGGTAA
- the tpiA gene encoding triose-phosphate isomerase, whose product MRKKIVAANWKMNLTLDKGEQLVNDILAAGLKLAEGHEVVIAPPFPYLVKIKQLIRNYPGISLAAQNCYSEKSGAYTGEVSAEMLQSIGVDYVILGHSERREYFAESNAQLAKKIDLALANGIKPIFCCGEPLEIRQAETQNDYVSKQLEESLFHLDAAALKNIVIAYEPIWAIGTGLTASAQQAQDMHAFIRAKIAEKYGREAALGLTILYGGSAKPSNAKELFACADVDGGLIGGASLVAADFTAIVQSF is encoded by the coding sequence ATGAGAAAAAAGATCGTAGCCGCCAACTGGAAAATGAACCTCACGCTCGATAAGGGCGAACAACTGGTCAACGACATCCTGGCTGCCGGCCTCAAACTGGCGGAGGGCCATGAAGTGGTGATTGCGCCTCCTTTCCCCTACCTGGTGAAGATAAAACAGCTGATCCGGAACTACCCCGGTATTTCTCTCGCAGCACAGAACTGCTACAGCGAAAAATCAGGCGCTTATACCGGTGAGGTATCTGCCGAGATGCTGCAGTCCATCGGCGTAGACTACGTTATCCTGGGCCACTCCGAGCGCAGGGAATATTTCGCGGAGAGCAACGCGCAGCTCGCTAAAAAAATCGACCTGGCGCTGGCCAACGGCATCAAGCCGATCTTTTGCTGCGGCGAGCCGCTGGAGATCCGGCAGGCTGAAACGCAGAATGATTATGTGTCCAAACAGCTCGAAGAAAGTCTTTTCCATCTGGATGCGGCGGCCCTGAAAAATATTGTGATCGCCTATGAGCCCATCTGGGCGATCGGCACCGGCTTAACGGCGAGCGCACAGCAGGCGCAGGACATGCATGCATTTATCCGCGCGAAGATTGCGGAGAAGTACGGGCGTGAGGCGGCACTGGGCCTGACTATCCTGTATGGCGGCAGCGCCAAGCCTTCCAACGCAAAGGAACTGTTTGCGTGCGCCGATGTGGACGGCGGGCTGATCGGCGGGGCATCGCTGGTGGCGGCCGACTTTACGGCGATCGTACAAAGCTTTTAA
- a CDS encoding 2'-5' RNA ligase family protein produces the protein MENEVFNDYMLVIHPDAQTLHDISIFRHLISEELGIDQAAFSQAHIALFRSEFPEKYEADFISMVEEMVQEQSAFTIYTSRIDHSKQGDSKHLFYVNVANPKPVEELHKKIMHTFEVKPGTFRPHIALARAVNSQQFNQLAPYFANKMFVRSFHCHSFSLLKKQPDGRRYEVVREFQFGKDNASEHPLFTHAA, from the coding sequence ATGGAAAACGAAGTATTCAATGATTACATGCTGGTGATACATCCCGATGCGCAGACGTTGCATGACATCAGTATATTCAGGCATCTGATATCGGAGGAGCTGGGTATTGACCAGGCTGCTTTTTCGCAGGCGCACATTGCGTTGTTCCGGTCGGAGTTTCCTGAAAAATATGAAGCGGATTTCATCAGCATGGTAGAAGAGATGGTGCAGGAGCAATCGGCTTTTACGATTTACACCTCCCGGATAGACCACAGCAAGCAGGGTGATTCAAAGCACCTCTTTTATGTGAATGTGGCGAACCCGAAACCGGTGGAAGAGTTGCATAAAAAGATCATGCACACCTTTGAGGTGAAACCGGGTACGTTCAGGCCGCACATTGCTCTGGCGCGGGCGGTCAACAGCCAGCAGTTCAATCAGCTGGCCCCCTACTTCGCCAACAAGATGTTTGTACGCAGCTTTCACTGCCACAGTTTCAGCCTGTTGAAGAAACAGCCGGACGGACGGCGCTACGAGGTGGTACGGGAGTTCCAGTTCGGCAAAGACAATGCGTCCGAGCATCCCCTGTTCACCCACGCGGCATAA
- a CDS encoding acylphosphatase, whose amino-acid sequence MIHRKITVKGKVQGVYFRATARSIAVKLGLKGAVKNLPDGNVWIAAEGPETAVREFIDWCRIGPTGAVVTSLDITEGTPENYQQFDILHE is encoded by the coding sequence ATGATCCACAGGAAAATTACAGTCAAGGGAAAAGTACAGGGCGTGTATTTCAGGGCAACGGCACGTTCCATTGCCGTTAAACTCGGGCTTAAAGGAGCCGTAAAAAACCTCCCCGACGGCAACGTATGGATTGCTGCGGAAGGCCCGGAGACCGCCGTGCGGGAGTTTATCGACTGGTGCCGCATTGGTCCCACCGGTGCGGTGGTCACCTCCCTCGACATCACCGAAGGCACGCCCGAAAACTACCAGCAATTCGACATCCTCCATGAATAA
- a CDS encoding head GIN domain-containing protein, whose product MKTTCRLIASLSFAMLLLAPFAGQAQRSETIAGNGSIKKEKRNASAEVDEISTSGKFKVYVTQGNNPSIEVEADENLLPYIETVIEGDELRLHPKRGFNIKPSNDIIVRVTVRQLESLAGSGTTGFYSQGSIKGEKLEIALSGKGDAEMDLQYKKLEVAISGTGKAKLAGRADNTEFAISGSGDIDAPEMKSEEMEVSISGSGSAFVNASKKLDVAVSGSGNVKYKGSARVNQMISGKGKIEQVN is encoded by the coding sequence ATGAAAACAACATGCAGGCTGATAGCATCCCTGTCCTTCGCAATGCTGTTGCTCGCGCCGTTTGCCGGCCAGGCACAGCGCAGCGAAACTATCGCAGGCAATGGCAGCATCAAAAAAGAAAAGCGCAACGCCAGCGCCGAAGTTGATGAGATCAGCACCTCCGGCAAGTTTAAGGTGTACGTTACGCAAGGTAACAACCCTTCGATCGAAGTGGAAGCAGACGAAAACCTGCTGCCTTACATCGAAACCGTAATAGAAGGCGATGAGCTGCGGCTCCACCCGAAACGCGGTTTCAACATCAAACCCTCCAACGATATTATCGTGCGGGTTACGGTAAGACAGTTGGAAAGTCTTGCAGGTAGCGGTACTACGGGCTTTTATTCCCAGGGCAGCATTAAAGGCGAAAAACTCGAAATCGCGCTGAGCGGTAAGGGCGACGCTGAAATGGATCTGCAATACAAAAAGCTCGAAGTGGCAATTTCGGGCACCGGTAAAGCGAAGCTGGCCGGTCGCGCCGACAATACCGAATTCGCGATTTCCGGCAGCGGCGATATCGATGCGCCCGAGATGAAATCGGAGGAAATGGAAGTGAGCATTTCCGGCAGCGGCAGCGCTTTTGTGAATGCCAGTAAGAAACTCGATGTCGCAGTGTCTGGCTCCGGCAATGTCAAATATAAAGGCAGTGCGCGTGTGAACCAGATGATCTCCGGCAAGGGGAAAATCGAACAGGTTAATTAA
- a CDS encoding RNA polymerase sigma factor: MPVTDQIVVRCRKGDVRAFRELYEAYSRAMYNICLRMTGHAADAEDVLQEAFVQVFKNLEKLTSDSSLTAWIKRIVVNHCLSYLRKKKVYFEEVGEMDAAEEAVVDEGAYAFTVSAVKEAIGQLPDGYRTVLNLYIFEEYSHREIAEMLGISESTAKTQFMRAKEKVRQLVKVKTKEV, from the coding sequence ATGCCTGTAACAGATCAAATCGTGGTACGCTGCCGCAAGGGCGACGTCCGGGCTTTCCGTGAGCTGTATGAGGCATATTCCAGGGCAATGTATAACATCTGCCTGCGTATGACGGGGCATGCCGCCGATGCGGAGGATGTGCTGCAGGAGGCATTTGTGCAGGTGTTCAAAAACCTGGAAAAACTCACGTCAGACAGTAGCCTGACCGCCTGGATCAAAAGGATCGTGGTGAATCATTGCCTGAGTTACCTGCGTAAAAAGAAGGTATACTTCGAAGAAGTGGGAGAGATGGATGCGGCGGAAGAAGCCGTGGTGGACGAAGGGGCCTACGCCTTCACCGTTTCGGCGGTTAAGGAGGCCATCGGCCAGCTGCCGGATGGTTACCGCACCGTGCTGAACCTGTACATCTTTGAAGAGTATTCCCACCGGGAAATCGCGGAGATGCTGGGCATTTCGGAATCAACCGCCAAAACCCAGTTCATGCGGGCAAAAGAAAAGGTGCGGCAACTGGTAAAAGTGAAAACGAAAGAAGTGTGA